CATTGGCGTGTTCGGCATTCTGCCCAACATTCAGCCCATGCTGCGCGATAAGCTCGGCATCACCACCGACCGGGTAACCACCGGCAAGTTCTCCGACTTGCCCACCATCACGCGGCCCCTCACGGCTTACGAGAAGGCGCAATTGCAGAAAGAGGTGGACCGCATCTACGCCGACTTCACGACCAAAGCCGCCCAGGGCCGCCATATGCCCGTAGAGCGCCTGCGCCGGTACGCCTCCGGCCGGGTATGGTCGGGCACGGAAGCCAAGCAGCGGGGCCTGGTAGATGTGCTGGGCTCTTTTGAAGATGCCATGCAGATTGCCGCCCGCCGCGCCGGCCTCTCTAAAGGCGACTACCGCGTGCAGGTGCTGCCCCGCCAGAAGTCGTTCATGGAATCCATGTTCAGCAACTTCAATGAGGAAATCCGCCTGCACCTGGTGCGCGAGGAAATGGGCCCCATGTACCCCGTGTACGAGCAGTATAAGAAGCTCTCCGAGATGAGCGGCGTACAGGCCCGCATGCCGTTTGAGCTGAATATTCAATAGCCACCCTTATTTGTCATCCTGAGCTTGCGAAGGACCTTCTCACGGCTGAACTACTCGCGTAACAACGACTCGTTCTAGCGAGAGAAGGTCCTTCGCGAAGCTCAGGATGACAACTTTTTTATGAGCACATCAACTCCTGCTATGCAGCACCTGCGCGAAGCCGCCGCCTATATCCGCCAGCAGCTTGGCGACTTTCAACCGGAATTCGGCATTATCCTCGGCACCGGGCTGGGGGCTTTGGTGCACGAAATTGATGTTCTCCATAAGCTGCCTTACGCCGGCATCCCACATTTTCCGGTTTCTACCGTGGAAAGCCACTCGGGCAATTTGCTGGCCGGCACGCTGGCCGGGCGGCGGGTGCTGGTGATGCAGGGTCGCTTTCACTTCTACGAAGGCTACACCATGGACCAGGTAGTGCTGCCCGTGCGCGTGATGAAGCTACTGGGCATTCAGAAGCTGTTTGTGAGTAACGCCAGCGGCGGCCTGCACCCGGATATGGACTATTCTGACCTGATGCTGATTGACGACCACATCAACCTGCAGCCCCTAAACCCGCTCATCGGCAAAAACCTGGACGAGCTGGGCGAACGGTTCCCCGACATGATGGAGCCCTACGACCTGGGCCTGCTGGCACAAGCGGAAGCTGCTGCCGAAGAATTAGGATTTGCCGATAAAGTGCGGCGAGGCGTGTACGCCAGCCTGCCCGGCCCCATGCTGGAAACCCCCGCCGAATACCGTTATCTGCGCACCATTGGTGCCGATGCCGTGGGCATGAGCACCGTGCCCGAAGTTATAGCCGCCCGCCACATGGGCCTGCCCGTGCTGGCCGTATCCGTTATTACCGACCTCTGCTCACCCGGCAAGCTGAAACACGTAGCCCTGGCCGATATTCTGCGGGTGGCCGCCGTAGCGGAGCCGCGTTTAACGGCGCTGCTGAAGACCGTTATTGAGCGGCAGTAACTTTAATAGTGGCGCCATAAAGAAGCCCGCTGCATTTTGTGCACCGGGCTTCTTTATTTCACAATAACAGTGCGCCGTTCGTAGCTCAGCACGGTAAACACGCCCAGCCCGCCCTGCACCGTGGATTTTATAGCCGCAGGCTGCGCAAACGGATTACCGTTCGCACTGCGCGCATCCTGCACCGACTGCTGAAACTGATAATAAGGCCGGTCGAGGTGGAAAAGGCTGACCACCAGCGTATCATTCGGCTCGAAATCGTAGCTGGTGCCCAGGGTGAATTCCTGGCCATTGTTGAGGCGGTCTTCGGGGTATAATCTACTTCCGGTTCCCGGGAAACCCGGTTGCGATGCACCTGAAAGCGGTAATAGTCGCCGGGGGTGGCGGGGTCGTGAAAGCGGACCAGCACGTAGGCACGGCGCTGGTCATCGGGCTTGTCGTTGAATTTCCACTCTACGGTATCAATGGGAACCAGCGCGGGCATGGTGGCCGTGCCGGTTACGTGGCGCCCTTTAGTATCGGT
The Hymenobacter sp. DG25B genome window above contains:
- a CDS encoding purine-nucleoside phosphorylase, giving the protein MSTSTPAMQHLREAAAYIRQQLGDFQPEFGIILGTGLGALVHEIDVLHKLPYAGIPHFPVSTVESHSGNLLAGTLAGRRVLVMQGRFHFYEGYTMDQVVLPVRVMKLLGIQKLFVSNASGGLHPDMDYSDLMLIDDHINLQPLNPLIGKNLDELGERFPDMMEPYDLGLLAQAEAAAEELGFADKVRRGVYASLPGPMLETPAEYRYLRTIGADAVGMSTVPEVIAARHMGLPVLAVSVITDLCSPGKLKHVALADILRVAAVAEPRLTALLKTVIERQ
- a CDS encoding DUF4249 family protein — translated: MVSLFHLDRPYYQFQQSVQDARSANGNPFAQPAAIKSTVQGGLGVFTVLSYERRTVIVK